One Bacteroidota bacterium genomic window carries:
- a CDS encoding energy transducer TonB, with translation MQTAPAILFDPNGCISRVALSALIDKRLTQEQLLTLQKHASTCPLCADAIEGAGQFSSSKVYGQRLDKMHFAWRKSRLKPSRSRSLYYGVSTVAASLVIIFGIYFILRYDKLMNTTRQTSPPVVLAEVMLADTIGSAAVAENIRPASEKAPSPLVKAKSEKKEIVVATAADILMQEEEENSETFASNSNESEEIVLEDEEMVVVGFGTQNVSNSKTEECEAVKSMEQSQVPTSDMTPAAKKEKEPSRRSEQSEFKASDRAYYVAEVMPVFQGGNLDSFSQFLADSIRMIMPDTSLVRSIIVSFVVEADGSVNKVKLISGTSSDSLNKQIIEFVKSSPTWTPAYQGGKAVAMEQQTEVNIHKR, from the coding sequence ATGCAAACCGCACCCGCGATATTATTTGACCCGAATGGTTGTATCAGTCGGGTAGCATTATCGGCTCTGATTGATAAGAGGCTAACACAGGAGCAATTGTTGACTCTGCAAAAGCATGCGTCCACTTGTCCGCTATGCGCCGATGCCATCGAAGGTGCTGGCCAGTTTTCTTCCTCTAAGGTATATGGTCAAAGACTTGACAAGATGCATTTTGCCTGGCGAAAGAGCCGCCTGAAACCTAGTCGATCCCGCAGTTTGTATTATGGAGTTTCCACTGTAGCTGCATCCCTGGTAATTATTTTTGGAATTTATTTTATTCTTCGTTACGATAAACTGATGAATACCACACGTCAGACTTCGCCTCCGGTTGTTTTGGCTGAAGTGATGTTGGCTGATACGATTGGATCTGCAGCGGTAGCAGAAAATATTCGACCAGCAAGCGAGAAAGCACCTTCTCCATTGGTAAAAGCGAAAAGTGAGAAGAAAGAAATCGTTGTTGCTACCGCAGCAGACATTCTTATGCAGGAAGAGGAGGAAAATTCTGAAACATTCGCCAGCAATAGCAACGAAAGTGAAGAAATAGTATTGGAGGATGAGGAAATGGTGGTAGTGGGTTTTGGCACACAAAATGTTTCAAATAGCAAAACGGAAGAGTGTGAAGCTGTCAAGTCTATGGAACAAAGCCAGGTGCCAACTTCTGACATGACCCCGGCGGCGAAAAAGGAGAAAGAACCTTCGCGCCGAAGCGAACAATCCGAATTCAAAGCTTCAGACCGTGCATACTATGTAGCCGAGGTGATGCCGGTTTTTCAGGGCGGAAATCTGGATAGTTTCAGTCAATTTCTTGCCGATAGCATTCGGATGATAATGCCCGATACAAGCCTGGTACGGTCCATTATTGTAAGTTTTGTAGTAGAAGCCGACGGCAGTGTGAACAAGGTGAAACTTATTTCAGGAACTTCTTCCGACAGCCTCAATAAGCAAATAATAGAGTTTGTAAAGTCATCTCCAACGTGGACTCCAGCCTACCAGGGCGGAAAAGCCGTGGCCATGGAACAACAAACCGAAGTGAACATCCACAAACGCTAA
- the ftcD gene encoding glutamate formimidoyltransferase, which produces MNQQLIECVPNFSEGNDMQIIKQITDQIESVEGVRLIDVDPGKATNRTVVTFVGQPEVVIEAAFLAIKKAGELIQMAKHKGAHPRFGATDVCPLVPVANISMEETVKYAHKLAERVGRELGIPVYCYEFAASEEKRKNLANCRAGEYEGLTRKLADPAWKPDYGPAEFNNQVSRTGASAIGARNFLIAYNINLNTTSTRRANSIAFDIREKGRIKREGGGITGTIVKDEYGNPVYEPGMLKCVKGIGWYIEEYGIAQLSFNLTDITVTTMHQVFEAACQRAEARGLRVTGSELIGVIPLQAMLDAGKYFLKKQQRSTGIADSEIIKIAVKSLGLSELSPFNPQKKIIEYLLSEQNHQLVDKSLKDFLNETASESPAPGGGSISASMAAMAAALGSMVANLSAHKRGWDHRWVEFSAEAEKGKYYMDKLTKLVDEDTEAFNKIMDAFSLPKKTEQEIALRKESIKLATKYAIEVPLQVMHLAFETMQVIKSMAEKGNPNSVTDAGVAALAARSGVLGAFLNVKINAKDYPDKDFVEKVMAEGKQLESKTIQLEKEILELVESKIKN; this is translated from the coding sequence ATGAACCAGCAACTTATAGAATGTGTTCCCAATTTCAGTGAGGGGAACGACATGCAGATCATAAAACAAATTACCGATCAAATAGAATCAGTGGAAGGTGTGAGACTTATCGATGTAGATCCGGGAAAGGCCACTAACCGCACTGTTGTTACCTTTGTAGGTCAACCTGAGGTAGTAATTGAAGCGGCTTTTTTGGCTATTAAAAAAGCAGGCGAACTGATTCAAATGGCCAAGCACAAAGGTGCTCACCCGCGCTTTGGAGCTACCGATGTATGCCCTCTAGTGCCGGTAGCCAATATCAGCATGGAAGAAACAGTGAAATATGCGCACAAACTGGCAGAAAGGGTTGGTCGCGAATTGGGCATCCCTGTGTATTGCTATGAATTTGCAGCCAGCGAAGAAAAAAGAAAAAACCTGGCCAATTGTCGGGCAGGTGAATACGAGGGTCTTACCCGCAAACTTGCCGACCCTGCCTGGAAACCAGATTATGGTCCTGCCGAATTCAACAACCAGGTATCTCGAACAGGAGCCTCAGCCATTGGCGCCAGAAACTTCCTGATTGCCTATAACATCAACCTCAATACCACCTCTACCCGAAGAGCCAATTCTATTGCCTTCGATATCAGAGAAAAAGGCCGGATTAAACGAGAAGGCGGAGGTATTACCGGAACTATTGTAAAGGATGAATATGGTAACCCTGTTTATGAGCCTGGCATGCTAAAATGTGTAAAAGGAATTGGATGGTACATCGAAGAATATGGCATTGCCCAGTTATCGTTTAACCTAACGGACATCACTGTCACCACCATGCACCAGGTATTTGAGGCTGCCTGCCAGCGGGCAGAGGCCCGCGGATTAAGGGTTACAGGTTCGGAACTCATTGGAGTAATTCCACTGCAAGCCATGCTCGATGCAGGAAAATACTTCCTGAAAAAGCAACAACGCTCGACAGGAATTGCCGACAGTGAAATAATAAAAATTGCCGTGAAATCGCTCGGATTGTCGGAGTTAAGCCCTTTTAACCCGCAAAAAAAAATTATCGAATACCTTCTTTCGGAGCAAAACCATCAATTGGTTGACAAAAGTTTAAAAGACTTTTTAAATGAAACAGCTTCTGAATCGCCTGCTCCGGGAGGAGGATCTATTTCGGCAAGTATGGCTGCCATGGCCGCGGCTCTTGGCAGCATGGTGGCAAATTTATCAGCACATAAACGCGGATGGGACCACCGTTGGGTAGAGTTTAGTGCCGAAGCCGAGAAGGGAAAATATTACATGGACAAACTCACAAAACTTGTTGATGAAGATACAGAGGCATTTAATAAGATAATGGATGCTTTTAGCTTGCCAAAAAAGACAGAACAAGAAATTGCCTTGCGAAAAGAATCCATTAAGCTGGCCACTAAATATGCCATCGAAGTACCCTTGCAAGTGATGCATCTGGCTTTCGAAACTATGCAGGTAATAAAATCTATGGCCGAAAAGGGAAACCCTAATTCGGTAACCGATGCTGGAGTCGCTGCCCTGGCCGCACGCTCCGGAGTATTAGGTGCCTTTTTAAATGTGAAAATAAATGCAAAAGATTACCCCGACAAGGATTTTGTGGAGAAAGTGATGGCAGAAGGTAAACAACTCGAATCCAAAACAATACAATTAGAAAAGGAAATACTAGAGTTGGTAGAATCGAAAATAAAAAATTAA
- a CDS encoding imidazolonepropionase — protein sequence MQVTEKKIIGPFKQLLTMNHLPLKGALADEQLETIPLAGILIENGLVRETGNFETLIKQHKKTAEVEHINGTWIATPGFIDPHTHICWAGNRAHDYAMRLEGKSYIEIAKSGGGIWDTVTKTRQASLEELVRLILERAERHLSDGITTIEVKSGYGLTVDQELKILHAIALANKSTAADLVPTCLAAHICPKDFWGKSSDYLNMMLEQLLPEVMAKKLSKRVDIYLEDSAFSPEEGHNYLLEARRLGFDLTVHADQFTAGGSKIATQLMAMSADHLEASEEEEIRMLAESNTIAIALPGASIGLADPFAPARRLLDAGAGLAIGSDWNPGSAPMGDLLVQASLLGMYEKLNTAETLSAITFRAAAALGLTDRGILKTGSLADIAAFQLGDYKDILYNQGRIKPQMVWKKGNLITRINT from the coding sequence ATGCAAGTAACCGAAAAAAAAATTATCGGACCATTCAAACAGCTACTCACCATGAACCACCTACCCTTAAAAGGTGCTTTGGCCGATGAGCAACTAGAAACAATACCCCTTGCCGGTATTCTAATTGAGAATGGATTGGTAAGGGAGACTGGCAATTTCGAGACGCTGATTAAACAACATAAAAAAACTGCAGAAGTAGAACATATCAATGGAACTTGGATTGCCACACCCGGTTTCATCGATCCGCACACCCATATATGCTGGGCAGGTAATCGCGCCCATGATTATGCCATGAGGCTTGAAGGAAAATCGTACATCGAAATCGCCAAGTCGGGAGGAGGCATCTGGGATACAGTGACAAAAACCCGACAGGCAAGCCTGGAAGAGCTGGTGCGCCTGATACTTGAAAGAGCCGAACGACACCTATCCGATGGCATTACTACCATTGAAGTCAAGAGCGGATATGGACTTACCGTCGATCAGGAATTAAAGATTTTGCATGCAATTGCTCTTGCAAATAAATCAACTGCTGCCGACCTGGTACCTACTTGCCTTGCGGCTCATATATGCCCTAAAGATTTTTGGGGTAAGTCGTCTGATTATCTGAACATGATGCTGGAGCAGCTTCTTCCAGAGGTGATGGCTAAAAAGCTCTCGAAAAGAGTGGATATTTACCTCGAAGATTCCGCATTTTCACCTGAGGAAGGACACAATTACTTGCTTGAAGCCCGTCGGCTGGGCTTCGATTTAACAGTTCACGCCGACCAGTTTACTGCTGGTGGAAGCAAAATTGCTACACAGCTTATGGCTATGAGTGCCGACCACCTGGAAGCTTCCGAAGAAGAAGAAATCAGAATGTTGGCAGAGAGCAACACCATTGCCATTGCTTTGCCAGGAGCATCGATTGGTTTGGCTGATCCCTTTGCTCCAGCCCGACGTTTGCTCGATGCCGGGGCTGGTTTGGCTATTGGCTCGGATTGGAATCCCGGCTCAGCCCCCATGGGTGATTTGCTGGTACAAGCCTCTTTACTTGGCATGTACGAAAAATTAAATACTGCCGAAACACTTTCGGCAATTACATTCCGGGCTGCAGCGGCCCTGGGATTAACAGACCGAGGCATTTTAAAAACAGGAAGCCTTGCTGACATCGCTGCCTTTCAACTCGGCGATTACAAAGATATTCTATACAACCAAGGGCGAATTAAACCTCAAATGGTATGGAAGAAAGGAAATCTTATTACACGAATAAATACCTGA
- a CDS encoding urocanate hydratase codes for MKYSEFIEKYASHPHYMAPTGDQLNALSWQTEAPLRMLLNNLDPGVAEDPANLIVYGGTGQAARNPEALRKIVEILLKLEKNQSLLVQSGKAVGVVRSHAEAPRVLIANSNLVPAWATWEHFQNLKERGLIMYGQMTAGSWIYIGSQGILQGTYETFAECGRKYFRGSLKHKLLVSGGLGGMGGAQPLAATMAGAVFLGADVDPERIRKRLDTKYIDKMTDNYEQAKQWALEACKKGEAISIGLVSDIGNLLEKLLKDNIIPDILTDQTSAHDPVYGYVPNEITLQEAQLLRKDNPEHYKHLSLKSMARHVGLMLEMKKRGSITFDYGNNLREFARQGGENNAFDYPGFVPEFIRPLFCDGKGPFRWVALSGDPEDIYKTDKALIEAFPNNQHLIKWLTEAQKKIAFQGLPSRICWLGMGEREKAGLLFNDMVKKGVLKAPIVIGRDHLDCGSVASPNRETEGMADGSDAISDWPLLNLMANASGGATWISFHHGGGVGIGYSQHAGMVVLADGSERAEKCLSRVLHNDPAMGIFRHHDAGYQQATANLKRCGLDF; via the coding sequence ATGAAATATTCGGAATTTATTGAAAAATATGCTTCACACCCTCATTATATGGCTCCCACTGGTGATCAGTTAAATGCACTTAGCTGGCAAACCGAGGCACCTCTGCGCATGTTGCTCAATAATCTCGACCCCGGGGTTGCAGAAGATCCTGCCAATCTCATTGTATATGGTGGAACGGGCCAGGCAGCGCGCAATCCGGAAGCATTAAGAAAAATTGTGGAGATTCTGCTCAAACTCGAAAAAAACCAAAGTCTTCTTGTTCAGTCGGGTAAAGCTGTGGGTGTGGTTCGCTCACATGCCGAGGCTCCAAGAGTACTTATTGCCAACAGCAACCTGGTGCCAGCATGGGCTACCTGGGAGCATTTCCAGAACCTAAAAGAACGTGGGTTGATCATGTATGGTCAGATGACAGCGGGCAGCTGGATTTATATTGGTTCGCAAGGTATTCTTCAGGGTACCTATGAAACCTTTGCCGAATGCGGACGGAAATATTTCCGGGGAAGCCTGAAGCATAAATTACTGGTTTCCGGGGGACTTGGCGGAATGGGTGGTGCCCAGCCTTTGGCTGCCACCATGGCCGGCGCAGTATTTCTTGGTGCCGATGTGGACCCCGAGCGCATCCGCAAAAGACTCGATACAAAGTACATCGACAAGATGACAGACAATTACGAGCAGGCTAAACAATGGGCTTTGGAAGCCTGCAAAAAGGGTGAAGCCATTTCCATAGGCCTTGTCTCGGATATAGGAAATCTGTTGGAAAAACTTTTAAAAGACAATATCATCCCCGATATTCTCACCGACCAAACCTCGGCCCACGATCCGGTATATGGATATGTTCCAAACGAAATAACTCTTCAGGAGGCTCAACTTTTGCGTAAAGATAATCCGGAGCACTATAAACATCTGTCGCTTAAAAGTATGGCACGCCATGTTGGACTTATGTTAGAAATGAAAAAAAGAGGCAGCATAACCTTCGATTATGGAAATAACCTGCGCGAATTTGCCCGACAAGGTGGTGAAAATAATGCCTTTGACTACCCTGGATTTGTTCCCGAGTTTATCCGGCCTCTCTTCTGCGATGGGAAGGGACCATTCCGCTGGGTAGCTCTTTCTGGTGATCCCGAAGATATTTACAAAACCGATAAAGCCCTCATCGAAGCTTTTCCAAACAACCAGCACCTTATAAAATGGCTTACTGAGGCCCAGAAGAAAATAGCCTTTCAGGGTTTACCAAGCCGTATCTGCTGGTTAGGGATGGGAGAACGCGAAAAAGCAGGGCTGTTGTTCAACGATATGGTAAAAAAAGGCGTACTGAAAGCCCCCATTGTAATTGGACGCGACCATCTCGATTGCGGTTCTGTAGCATCTCCTAACCGCGAAACAGAAGGAATGGCCGATGGTAGTGATGCCATTTCCGATTGGCCCCTGCTTAATCTTATGGCCAATGCCAGTGGTGGTGCTACCTGGATCTCCTTTCATCATGGAGGAGGCGTAGGTATCGGATACTCGCAACATGCCGGAATGGTGGTATTGGCCGATGGCAGCGAGCGCGCCGAAAAGTGTCTTAGCCGTGTATTGCATAACGATCCGGCCATGGGTATCTTCAGGCATCACGATGCAGGATACCAACAAGCCACCGCCAACCTGAAAAGGTGTGGCCTGGATTTCTGA
- the hutH gene encoding histidine ammonia-lyase: MKNTKFHYGQDKLTVGIALDIARGRTKGILSEKTLTEVSRSRKIVENIVHHGKTVYGINTGFGPLCTTLINEADTRTLQHNLLMSHSVGVGNTIPNEIARLMLIFKVHSLAKAYSGVGVKTLQRILWHIEEDIIPCVPEQGSVGASGDLAPLAHLFLPLIGLGSVNYQGEIFPTHKLFEILNVKALELGPKEGLALINGTQFMCAFGASVLERMQHCLDVADIIAAMNLEAMMGSVKSFDEELHTLRPYVGTQYVAKRMRTLLQNSEIVESHRNCTRVQDPYSLRCIPQVHGASRNAWLHLKEILFTEINSVTDNPIIFSEEKTISGGHFHGQPIALPLDYAALAASELGNIADRRIYLSLMEKVEGLPKLLMTHTGLNSGFMIPQYTTAALVSENKSLCFPASADSIPTSLGQEDHVSMGSISARKALQIVGNVEKIFAIELLCAAQGFDFRKPLKSGILIDKVHDHVRSKIDFAEKDRVFALDIEKAIQIIQNKELTFITNKVAHDHHIEFKNEDHEIFGIY; this comes from the coding sequence ATGAAAAATACAAAATTTCACTATGGACAGGATAAGCTAACCGTAGGCATTGCACTCGATATTGCAAGAGGAAGAACCAAGGGTATACTTTCCGAAAAAACGCTTACTGAAGTTAGTCGTAGCAGAAAGATAGTTGAGAACATCGTACACCATGGAAAGACGGTGTATGGCATCAACACAGGTTTTGGCCCACTCTGCACCACTTTAATAAACGAAGCCGATACCCGAACCCTGCAACACAACCTATTAATGAGCCACAGCGTGGGAGTTGGTAATACCATTCCAAACGAAATAGCCAGGTTGATGCTCATTTTTAAAGTTCATTCGTTGGCTAAAGCCTATTCTGGAGTGGGAGTAAAAACTCTCCAACGTATCCTCTGGCATATCGAAGAGGATATTATACCCTGTGTACCCGAACAAGGTTCGGTTGGTGCCTCTGGCGACCTTGCTCCATTGGCGCACCTTTTTTTACCCCTTATTGGACTGGGGTCGGTAAATTATCAGGGCGAAATCTTCCCTACCCACAAGCTCTTCGAAATATTAAACGTTAAGGCCCTGGAACTTGGTCCGAAAGAAGGTTTGGCACTTATCAACGGCACACAATTTATGTGTGCCTTTGGTGCCTCTGTGCTCGAGCGCATGCAGCACTGCCTCGATGTGGCAGATATCATTGCAGCCATGAACCTCGAGGCGATGATGGGGTCGGTAAAAAGCTTCGATGAAGAACTACACACCCTTCGACCCTACGTAGGCACCCAATACGTAGCAAAACGTATGCGCACTTTGCTTCAAAACTCCGAAATAGTGGAATCGCACCGCAACTGTACCCGGGTTCAAGATCCTTATTCACTAAGGTGTATACCCCAGGTACATGGCGCATCGCGCAATGCCTGGCTTCATTTAAAAGAAATACTTTTTACCGAAATCAACTCGGTAACCGACAACCCGATAATATTTAGTGAAGAAAAAACCATCAGCGGAGGGCATTTTCACGGCCAACCCATTGCCCTTCCTCTCGATTATGCAGCCCTTGCCGCTTCGGAATTAGGCAACATTGCCGACCGGCGCATTTACCTTTCGTTAATGGAAAAGGTCGAAGGACTACCAAAACTTCTGATGACCCATACAGGTCTGAATTCGGGTTTTATGATCCCTCAGTACACCACTGCTGCATTGGTTAGTGAGAATAAAAGCCTTTGTTTTCCTGCAAGCGCAGACAGTATTCCTACCTCACTCGGACAGGAAGACCATGTGAGTATGGGATCCATCAGTGCACGAAAGGCACTTCAGATTGTCGGTAATGTTGAAAAGATATTCGCCATTGAGCTGCTTTGTGCTGCTCAGGGATTCGATTTCAGAAAACCATTGAAATCGGGGATACTTATCGACAAGGTACACGATCATGTGAGAAGTAAAATTGACTTTGCCGAAAAAGACAGGGTATTTGCCCTCGATATTGAAAAGGCCATTCAAATTATACAAAATAAAGAGCTAACTTTTATTACCAATAAGGTTGCTCATGACCACCATATTGAATTCAAAAACGAAGACCATGAAATATTCGGAATTTATTGA
- a CDS encoding glutathione peroxidase produces MKEDTLYALSVQSPKGASISMDKFKGKTLLIVNTATRCGFAPQFKALETLHQKYRDMGLVVIGFPCNQFGNQKPETNDSIEEACEINFGVTFQLTEKVNVNGPETHPVFFHLKKSVPSLWGKRIKWNFTKFLIGPYGKTFKRYAPTVKPEKMEKDIQSLLQIQK; encoded by the coding sequence ATGAAAGAAGATACTTTATATGCCTTAAGCGTCCAGAGTCCAAAGGGAGCAAGTATTTCGATGGATAAGTTTAAAGGTAAAACACTTTTAATTGTGAATACGGCTACACGCTGTGGATTTGCCCCTCAGTTTAAAGCTTTGGAAACATTGCATCAGAAATACCGCGATATGGGACTGGTAGTAATTGGTTTTCCGTGCAATCAGTTTGGAAATCAGAAACCCGAAACCAATGATTCTATCGAGGAGGCTTGCGAGATAAATTTTGGTGTGACTTTCCAACTTACCGAAAAGGTGAATGTGAACGGACCGGAAACACACCCTGTGTTTTTTCATCTGAAAAAGTCTGTTCCTTCGCTCTGGGGTAAACGTATAAAATGGAATTTTACCAAATTTCTAATAGGTCCCTATGGAAAAACTTTCAAACGCTATGCACCAACCGTGAAACCTGAAAAAATGGAAAAGGACATTCAGTCTTTGCTTCAAATACAGAAATAG
- a CDS encoding trimeric intracellular cation channel family protein, whose product MDQIINYISVAGAFAFAISGALTAMNKQFDAFGVFIIAFATSVGGGSLRDVFVNESAVFWLIHPEYVYIIIGGTVFAIVFRKYLSYLRKTLFLFDTLGLALYTIIGVEIGIQNNLNGVSCVALGTITGSFGGVVRDILVNDVPLIFRKEIYATISILGGTIFYFMHRYQIGSEFIQLIPILLIIVLRILVVYFKISFPLIKISENNQQLKD is encoded by the coding sequence ATGGATCAAATAATCAATTACATTAGTGTAGCCGGTGCCTTTGCTTTTGCTATTTCTGGAGCCCTAACTGCCATGAACAAGCAATTTGATGCCTTTGGTGTATTTATCATTGCTTTTGCAACCTCGGTTGGAGGTGGCTCATTGCGCGACGTGTTTGTTAATGAAAGCGCTGTGTTCTGGCTAATACACCCCGAATATGTGTATATCATTATCGGCGGAACTGTTTTTGCTATCGTGTTTCGAAAATATCTTTCGTATCTGCGAAAAACCCTGTTTCTCTTCGATACCCTGGGTCTTGCACTTTATACCATCATTGGCGTTGAAATTGGCATTCAAAACAACCTGAATGGAGTAAGCTGTGTAGCCTTAGGAACCATTACCGGGTCTTTCGGAGGAGTAGTACGCGATATACTTGTAAACGATGTCCCTCTCATTTTCCGTAAAGAAATCTATGCCACCATTAGTATACTCGGAGGTACTATTTTTTACTTTATGCACCGATATCAGATTGGTTCGGAATTTATTCAACTAATTCCTATTCTTTTAATAATCGTGCTGCGGATTCTAGTGGTCTATTTCAAAATCTCGTTCCCACTTATTAAGATTAGCGAAAACAATCAGCAATTGAAGGATTGA
- a CDS encoding TonB-dependent receptor: MMHLNKIILLFVALLFVGYALLIAQAPQAQFFINGKVVEDETSHGLEFVNVAVYRLPDSVLVTGTITNEKGYYSIQVNRGGNYYLSADFIGYQKQIISDISFVPGSEVFNVKPVSLKLATIGIGEVEVLGERPFVSYQIDRKIVDVSRNPLAQGGTAVDALENVPSVNIDIEGNVLLRGSGDYTVLIDGRQSPLSGTDALNQIPASSISQIEIITNPSARYDPDGTAGIINIITKKGKLSGHTLVLNAAAGNSPSRSADVTYSYHHNRFTYTLNSGFNGTQMHMDYFDERSTLENDSLGNEQTSYINTFRDGLHQHGSYFVKGSVDMKISEANQLTLGGNFTNFVFGRSFDSRINTVSIYNEENYQLSSSFFRVNPKIWQLNLGDKHVFNNNTNHYLQADLQYQWGDKKSTDSLTRYVSDENWQAIEPLQADQLATTSENSKAGRLELTYVRPVNEKINFESGYTLRYNAYVQNYARDTMSNGSMQPDYSLFDTADFSRWIQAGWALVKGELYGLQYSAGLRVEHTDQNLALQKDNYRYNYNAIGWYPSFSLAKNWKEGHTLQGSYSKRINRPADFQLNPFPGLSDGYVIWKPNPELKPEQANSFELNYQKSWQQNFVLIETFYRKTLDVMERIDEISGDTIIRTMINLGSETDAGAEIAANFKLSKWWTINPSVTLSQNFLEGTYQNINTQVSGMETRASINNTFFLPTKTRLQIMANYNGPSTEINGTREASSQVSAAVRQEFFDRKLNATFRINDIFSTQKREGFTYTENTTVYSKGQRKGAVFVFSLNYRFNASNDRQREGRTNGGSEQGVEMEF, translated from the coding sequence ATGATGCATTTAAACAAAATCATTCTTCTCTTTGTAGCTCTTTTATTTGTAGGGTATGCTTTACTAATTGCCCAGGCTCCTCAGGCTCAATTTTTTATTAACGGAAAGGTTGTGGAGGATGAAACCAGTCATGGGCTTGAATTTGTTAATGTTGCTGTTTACCGTTTACCCGATTCAGTTTTGGTGACCGGAACCATCACCAACGAAAAAGGATATTACAGCATTCAGGTCAATCGTGGAGGTAATTATTATCTATCGGCCGATTTCATAGGATACCAGAAGCAGATAATTAGCGACATAAGCTTTGTTCCAGGTAGTGAAGTTTTTAATGTAAAACCTGTTTCTTTGAAACTAGCCACCATTGGTATTGGCGAAGTGGAGGTATTGGGCGAAAGACCCTTTGTAAGCTACCAGATTGACCGAAAGATAGTGGATGTGAGCCGTAACCCTCTTGCCCAAGGTGGTACTGCGGTAGATGCTCTCGAAAATGTTCCATCGGTAAATATTGACATCGAGGGGAATGTTTTACTTCGGGGAAGTGGCGATTATACCGTATTGATCGATGGAAGGCAGAGCCCCCTTTCAGGAACCGATGCACTCAATCAAATTCCTGCAAGTTCTATCAGTCAGATTGAAATTATTACCAATCCATCGGCTCGTTACGACCCCGATGGTACAGCTGGTATCATCAATATAATTACCAAAAAAGGCAAACTGAGCGGACATACCCTGGTGTTGAATGCTGCTGCCGGAAATAGTCCCTCTCGTTCGGCAGATGTAACTTATTCTTATCATCACAATCGATTTACCTATACTCTAAATTCAGGTTTTAATGGAACCCAGATGCACATGGATTATTTCGATGAGCGCAGTACCCTCGAAAATGACTCTCTTGGAAATGAACAGACTTCTTACATCAATACTTTCCGCGATGGCTTGCATCAGCATGGTAGTTATTTTGTGAAAGGCTCGGTGGATATGAAAATCAGTGAGGCGAATCAGTTAACCCTGGGTGGCAACTTTACCAATTTTGTTTTCGGAAGAAGTTTTGACTCGCGCATCAATACAGTCTCTATTTACAATGAAGAAAACTACCAGCTCTCCTCTTCATTTTTTAGGGTAAACCCTAAGATTTGGCAACTTAATTTAGGCGATAAGCATGTTTTTAATAACAATACAAATCACTATTTGCAAGCAGATTTACAATATCAGTGGGGCGATAAGAAAAGCACCGACTCACTCACACGTTATGTGTCCGACGAAAACTGGCAAGCCATCGAACCGCTTCAGGCTGACCAATTGGCTACCACTTCAGAGAATTCAAAGGCTGGACGCTTAGAATTGACCTATGTTCGGCCTGTAAATGAGAAAATCAACTTCGAATCGGGATACACCTTGCGCTACAATGCCTATGTTCAGAACTATGCACGCGATACCATGTCAAACGGGAGTATGCAGCCAGACTATAGCCTGTTCGATACGGCCGATTTTAGCCGTTGGATTCAAGCAGGTTGGGCACTTGTAAAAGGTGAGTTATACGGCTTGCAATACAGCGCCGGTTTACGTGTAGAACATACCGACCAGAACCTGGCTCTACAGAAGGATAATTACCGATACAACTACAATGCTATTGGCTGGTATCCGAGTTTTTCGTTGGCCAAAAACTGGAAAGAAGGGCATACTTTACAGGGAAGCTATAGCAAACGTATTAACCGTCCGGCCGATTTTCAGCTCAATCCGTTTCCTGGTCTGAGCGATGGGTATGTGATCTGGAAGCCCAACCCAGAATTGAAGCCGGAGCAGGCTAATTCGTTTGAGTTGAACTACCAGAAATCGTGGCAACAGAATTTTGTGCTGATAGAGACATTTTACCGGAAAACTCTGGACGTAATGGAACGCATTGATGAAATTTCGGGCGATACCATTATCCGCACCATGATTAATCTGGGCAGCGAAACCGATGCCGGTGCAGAGATCGCAGCCAATTTTAAGCTTTCGAAATGGTGGACCATCAATCCTTCCGTTACGCTGTCTCAAAATTTTCTCGAAGGAACCTATCAGAATATTAACACTCAGGTATCTGGTATGGAAACCAGAGCATCGATCAACAATACATTTTTTCTGCCTACCAAAACAAGGCTTCAGATTATGGCCAATTACAATGGCCCAAGTACCGAGATAAACGGTACAAGAGAAGCTTCATCTCAGGTATCGGCAGCAGTACGTCAGGAGTTTTTCGACCGTAAACTGAATGCTACTTTTCGTATCAACGATATTTTTTCAACTCAAAAGCGCGAAGGGTTTACCTATACCGAAAACACTACTGTGTATAGCAAAGGGCAGCGCAAAGGTGCTGTATTCGTATTTTCGTTGAATTACCGATTCAATGCCAGCAACGATCGTCAGCGCGAGGGACGCACCAATGGTGGCTCTGAACAGGGAGTGGAAATGGAATTCTAA